Below is a genomic region from Neorhizobium galegae.
GAACCGCTGTTGAACACCGCCTGTCCGTCGACCCTGACGTTCACGACTTTTCCAGCCTTCTCAAACTCCCACGCGTTGATGGCTTTGGAGGTGGGCATCCGGATGTTGATGCAGTTGTGATGCGTCAGATCCTCGGGAGTTACCGGCAGTCCCTGCTTTTCGAAATAGGACGGTGAGCCGACCACCGCCATTCTCAGGTCAGGCCCGATGCGCATCGCGATCATGTCCTTCTCGACCTGTTCCCCCAGACGAACCCCGGCATCAAACCGCTCGGCCACGAGGTCGACCATGGTCGCATCGACGATCACTTCGATCTTCACCTCCGGGTATTCGCGGAGAAACTTCTCGAGCACCGGCCACAGGATTGTGTCTGCCGCGTGCCGGCTCGACGTGATGGCAATCCTTCCGGCAGGACGCTCCCGCAGATGCATCAATGAATCAAGCTCCGCGTCAATCTCCTCGAACCGGGGCCCGAGCGACGCCAGAAGGCGTTCGCCCGCTTCCGTGGCAGAGATGTTTCGGGATGTCCGTGCAAGAAGCCGCAACCCAAGACGTTCTTCCAGGTTCTTGATCGTCTGGCTCAAAGCCGACTGCGAGACGTTCAATCTCGCCGCGGCCTTCGTGAAGCTCCCTTCTCGGGCCACGGCGACGAACACTGCAAGGTCGTTATAGAGCTTGGCCATCGATAAGTTTTCCTAATAGGCCCTAGAGCATTCCACCATCTTTTCGATGGAAGCAAGTCGGACTAGGTTTCCTTGCGAGATCGAGGGCATGGAGAAAACGATGAAAATCGGGCAGCAGACCAGACGCAAGTTCCTTTCCACCCTGGCAGTCGGCCTGGCCGCGCCAGTCTTTTTCAGAGGCAGCGTGTCGATGGCGGCCCAATCCGCAACCGTCGGGATCAGGAATGGCGTCCTGCGCGGCTCCTTTGCAAAGGGGGCCTTCGGCTTCAAGGGGGTCCCCTATGCCGCAAGCACGGCCGGTGCCAATCGCTTCAAGGCTCCGCAACCGGTGCAGGACTGGTCAGGCGAGCGCGATGCCACGAAATACGGCCCCCTCAGCCCGCAGATCAACACCGGAATGAGCGGGCCTGTGTTCGGCTGGTATAACCAGAACGAGCCGCTCGGCGAGGACTGCTGCGTCCTCAACGTTTTCACGCCCGACCTGGACAGGAATGCCAATCGCCCGGTGATGTTCTATATCCATGGCGGTGGATACATCAACGGCGGGGGAGGCGGTGCCGGCCTCGACGGGAGCAATCTCGCCCGCTACGGCGACGTCGTGGTCGTCACGATCAACCACCGCCTCAACGCATTCGGCTACACCAACCTGTCCCACCTCGATGCCGAGCGTTTCGGCGACGCAGCCAATGCCGGCAATCTCGACATCGTTGCGGCACTGGTATGGGTCCGCGACAACATCGCTGCATTCGGCGGAGACCCCGGCAGCGTAACCGTCTTCGGACAGTCCGGCGGCGGGTCGAAGATCATGACCCTGCTGGCCATGCCGAAGGCCCAAGGATTGTTCCATCGCGCCATCAGCATGAGCGGCGCGGCCGGCCTCAACGTCGATCCGGCGGAGGCCATGGAGCCTTATGCCAACGCGTTCATCAGGGAGCTCGGTGTCGATCCGAACAACCTCGCGGTGGCGCAGCAGATCCCGATGCAGACCGTGCTCGACTCGCGCAACCGTGCCGTGGCCGCCTCGTTCGAAGGCGCCCGCCCGGTCATCGACGGAAAGCACATCGTCACCCGTCCGATGACGGCGGAAGGCCTCGCAATGCATGCCAAGGTGCCGCTCATGATGGGGAGCACCAAGACGGAGGCCAGCCTGTTCTTCCAGAGCGACATGCGGAACTTCAAGCTCACCGACGACCAGATGCGGATGAGGATGCGCACGGTGTTCAAGATCGGCGACCGGAAGGTCGATGCCATCGTGGCGGCGTACCGCCAGGCGTCACCCGAGATGACCCCGTCCGACATCCTGGTCGCCGTCGCCTCCGACGTACAGTTCCGTCTTCCGTTGACGGGGGCCGCCGAGACCAAGTCGGGCGCATCCGGCCAGGCTCCCGTCTACATGTACAGTTTCAACTGGCCCATCCCGTGGGAAAACGGCGTGCTCGGCTCGCCGCATGCCGTCGATATCCCGTTTGCGTTCGGCACCGTGAACGAGGCCGGGGAGATGACCGGGTCGGGCGACGAGGCAATGGAGACCTCCATGAACCTGATGTCGGCATTCGCGAACTTCGCGCGGACCGGAAACCCGAACAACGATCGCATGCCGGAATGGAAGCCGTACGACGCCGCGGCGAGGACGACGATGCTCATTGGTGCGACGTGTGAGGCGGCTACGGATTGGCGGGGTGACGCCCTCCGGGAGGTCTCGGCGCTGAAGATCGATCCGTTCAATCGCGCGGCGCTCTACAAATACGAGTCCTGAGAGGAGGCGGGGCGTGAGCCATAAGATCCCGAAACGCACGCTCTTGAAGGCGATATCGTTGACGGCCGCAGGTGTGGCCATACCCCGGGTGCCGGCACTCGCAGCTCCGCAGCCCCGCGTGCTGGTGGCCTATTTCTCCCGAACCGGGAACACACGGGTGATCGCGAAACAGATCCGGCGTGCCCGCGATGCCACGCTCTTTGAAATCATAGCGGCCACGCCCTATCCGGAGGATTACCAGGCAACGGTCGCCCAGGCTGCGGCAGAGACCAAATCCGCCTATCTGCCGCCCCTCACGCATTTCGTTGCCGACATTCAATCCTACGACACGATCTTCCTGGGCTTCCCCATCTGGGGAATGACCGCGCCGCCGGTGATCCGATCATTCCTGCTGGCCCACGACCTGGCGGGAAAGCAGGTCGTTCCGTTCATGACCCACGGCGGTTACGGCCCGGGCAACAGCATCAGCGTCGTCGGGGCTCATGCCCCCAAGGCAATCGTCCGCCCCGGCTTTTCCCTGGAGGCCGATCAGGAGAAGCGCACGCAGGACACGGTCTCGACCTGGCTCGACACCGTGCCGCGGAGCGACTGAGGCGTTCCGCCGGCCAGGTCGAGGCTTCCTTTGTTCCGTGGCAACGATCCGGCGGGCTCTTGCACGACCTCGGACAAGGATGTCACCGATACCGGATCAGACTATCCTGATGCGTTCGATGAACTGCGGCGGTGGAAGTGTCCACCCTCGCCAATATCGCTGTCATAACCCATATTCTGTCCCTTCTGCCGGAGCGGGCACGGACGGTGCAAACCTGTGCAAATGCTGGGGCGCGTCCTTTTCACAAATGAAATAAATCTGTCACAAAACTGTAATGAGCAACAGATAGAGGGTAGCCGACGCCCAAGCGTCAATCCGAATTCCAAGGGAGAAATCCATGAAGAAGTATCTAGGAAGCTGCGCTGTAGCCGCAATTCTGCTGGCCACCGCAGGCGTTGCAACGGCTCGCGATCAGGTTCAGGTTGCCGGTTCCTCCACCGTTCTTCCCTATGCGAAGATCGTTGCGGAAGCTTTCGGCGAAGCCTTCCCGAAATTCAAGACCCCGATCGTCGAGTCGGGCGGCACCGGCGCTGGCCTCAAGGAATTCTGCAAGGGCGTCGGCGAAGCCACGATCGACATTGCAAATGCTTCCCGCCCGATCAACAAGTCTGAAGCCGAAGCCTGCAAGGCCGCCGGCGTCAGCGACGTCCAGGAAATCCGCATCGGCTACGACGGTATCGTTTTCGCGACTGCCAGCAGCAACGGTGACATGAAGCTCGAGCCGAAGGACATCTACAAGGCTCTCGCTGCTCAGGTCGTTGTTGACGGCAAGCTCGTCGCCAACCCCTACAAGAACTGGTCGGAGATCAATCCGACGCTTCCGAAGGGCCCGATCGCCGCCTACATCCCGGGCGAAAAGCACGGCACCCGCGAAGTTTTCGAACTGAACGTTCTTGCCGCAGGCTGCAAGGATTCCGGCGCAACCGACGTCATCGCCAAGGAAATCGCTGAGAAGGCTGCCCAGGCCAAGGCTTGCGTTGCTGTTCGCAAGGACGGCGTTGCCGTGGACATCGACGGCGACTACACCGAGACGCTCGCTCGTATCGCTGCCAACAAGACCGGCGTCGGCGTATTCGGCCTCGCTTTCTACGAAAACAACGCCGACAAGCTGAAGGTCGCCACCATGCGCGGCATCAAGCCGACCGCGGCCACGATCGCTGACGGCACCTATCCGGTTTCCCGTCCGCTGTTCTTCTACGTCAAGAAGGCTCACCTGGGCGTCGTCCCGGGCCTCAAGGAATACGTCGAGTTCTTCCTCTCCGACGACATGATCGGCCCTGACTCGCCGCTCATCGAGTACGGTCTGGTTGCCGCTCCGGACGCGCAGCGCGAACAGGCCCGCAAGGACTTTACCGCTGGCAAGTCCATGTAATCAAAAGAACGGCGCCGCTTCGGCGGCGCCGTTTCTCTCCGGCCGCAGGCTTTTGCCTCGGTGGGGGATCGTCGTTCTTGCGGCGATGGTGTTGCGCGAGGCGCGACGGCGATGCGATCGGTTCCGATGACCGGAGCTGGGCGGTGATGGGTTGCCGCCGAAGGCGGTACGCCGGGGGATTATGATGAACACATCACTAATATTGTTGATTTTGGCGATAATCGGCATAGCCGGTTACGTCGCCGGTGCCCGGTATGCAATGGCACTGGTCGGAGGAATTTCCTCCAAACTTCATTCGCGGCCTGGATATTACGGTTCTTTTGTCGCCGTCTGGGCGATCTTGCCGGCCGTCGTCATTCTTTTTGTCTGGCTGGTCGCCAGCCCCATGTATATCAGCTCCTCGGTGCGCGGTGCGTTTCCCGAAGAGGTGAAAACCCAATCGCAGGCCGAGCAGGGCCTGAGCTACGGCATGATCACCTCGATTGCCCGCGGCATGAATGCGCTGACCGGCGACGAGATCGCCCGCATCGAGAATAGTCCGGTGGAGCTTCGTGCAGCGCTTGGCGCCAAGGGCGTTCCGCTTGCGGGTGATCCGCAGCCCTTCATGGTCAAGGCGGCTGCCGAACTGAACAGGATGACCTTCGTCAGCCGTATCCTGATGACGATCGTCGTTCTGGGGGTTTCCATCGGCGGCGCCCTCTTCGCCTATCGCCAGATCGCGCCGCGCTTCCGCGCCCGCAACCGGGTGGAAAAAGTGGTTCTCGGCAGCCTCGTCGTCGCTTCTTCGATCGCTATTCTGACCACGGTCGGCATCGTCGCATCGATGCTGACCGAAGCTACTCACTTCTTCACCGCCATTCCCGCCTGGGAATTCTTCTTCGGCACGGTATGGGATCCGCGTTTTGCGGCTGCGGGCTCGGGTGGCTCCGAAGGTCAGTTCGGCCTCATTCCGCTGCTGCTCGGCACGCTCTATATCGGTTTCGTCGCGATGCTCTTCGCGGTTCCGATCGGCCTCTTTTCGGCAATCTACATGTCGGAATACGCCTCGCCGAAAGTCCGCGCGGTTGCCAAGCCGCTGCTCGAAGTGCTTGCCGGCATTCCGACCATCGTCTACGGCTTCTTCGCATTGACGACGGTCGGTCCGTTCCTTCGCGACATTTCTTCGCAGCTGAACGGCCTGGTCACCGGCGACTACGCCAACTTCATCCAGGCACAGAGCGTTCTGACGGCCGGTTTCGTCATGGGCATCATGCTGATCCCCTACGTCTCCTCGCTGTCGGACGACATCATCACCGCAGTGCCGCGTGCCCTGCGTGACGGCTCGCTCGGTCTCGGCGCCACCCGGTCGGAAACCATCAAGAAGGTCGTCCTGCCGGCCGCTCTGCCGGGCATCGTCGGCGCGCTCCTGATGACCGCATCGCGCGCCGTCGGCGAAACCATGATCGTCGTGCTTGCGGCCGGTGTCGCCGCCCGCCTGCAGATCAATCCGTTCGAGCCGATGACGACCGTGACCGTCAAGATCGTCAACCAGCTGACGGGTGACCTCGAGTTCACCTCGCCGCAGACCCTGGTTGCCTTCGCGCTGGGCATCACGCTGTTCGCCATCACGCTTTGCCTCAACATCTACGCGCTCTATATCGTGCGCAAATACCGGGAGCAGTACGAATGACCGATGTGGTTTCTCCCGCCGCCGGCATCCCCAAGGCCAAGGCCGTCCGTCGCGATATCGGCATCAAGGGCCGTTACGCCGCCGAGCGTCGCTTCCGTGCCTATGGCATCGCCGCGCTTTCCTTCGGCATCATCTTCCTGATGCTTCTGCTGTGGTCGGTGGTCTCCAAGGGATACACCGCCTTCCAGCAGACCATGATCACCATGCCGGTCGAGTTTTCGCAGCAGATCATCGACCCGCAGAACGAACGGACCACCAACCCGCAGAAGCTGATGACGGCGAACTATCCGGTCGTCGCCCGCAACGCTCTCGCCAAGCTGCTCAACGTCAGCGTGGACGACCGTGTCGCAGCCCGCGCAGTCAGCCAGATGCTGTCGGATGGCGTGCGTGTTCAGCTGCGTGACCTGGTCGTCGCCAATCCGGCGATCATCGGCACGACGCAGACGGTCACCCTGCTTGCTTCCGGCGATATCGACTCGGCCTACAAGGGTCAGATCGACCTCACCGTCAGCCAGGAGAACCGCAAGATCAACGACCAGCAGCTCGGCTGGATGACGCAGCTCTCCGACAGCGGCGCGCTCGCCAAGCATTTCAACAGCGGCATTTTCGTCAACGGCGCATCGAGCCGTCCGGAAGCGGCCGGCGTCGGCGTCGCGCTCATCGGCTCGTTCTACATGATGCTGATCGTGCTCGTCTTGGCTCTGCCGATCGGCGTCGCGGCCTCGATCTATCTCGAGGAGTTCGCGCCGAAGAACAAGTTCACCGACCTGATCGAGGTGAATATCAACAACCTCGCGGCCGTTCCCTCGATCGTCTACGGTCTTCTCGGTCTGGCGGTCTTCGTCAACTTCATGGGCCTGCCCCGTTCCGCCTCCTTGGTCGGTGGTCTGGTGCTCACCCTCATGACGCTGCCGACGATCATCATCGCGACCCGCGCGGCACTGAAGGCCGTGCCGCCGTCGATCCGCGCGGCCGCCCTCGGGCTCGGCGCATCGAAGATGCAGACGATCTTCCACCATGTCCTGCCGCTTGCCATGCCGGGCATCCTGACCGGCACCATCATCGGCCTGGCCCACGCACTCGGCGAAACCGCGCCGCTGCTCCTGATCGGCATGGTGGCCTTCGTCGCCAACTATCCGACCACGCCGCTCGACCCGTCGACGGCGCTGCCGGTCCAGATCTACATGTGGGCGAACGAAGCGGAGCGCGCGTTCGTCGAGCGTACCTCGGGAGCAATCATCATCCTGCTCCTGTTCCTCATCCTAATGAATGTTGGCGCAATTCTCTTGCGGCGTCGCTTCGAGCGGCGCTGGTAGAAGGAGTATGACAATGAATATGATGTCAGAATCGGCAGTAGAAAAGGCGCTGGACCAAAAGATGAGCGATGCTTCCCACAAGATGATCGGCAAGGACGTTTCGGTTTATTACGGTGAAAAGCGTGCGCTTTTCGACGTGAACCTCAACGTCCGCGAAAACACTGTGACGGCTCTCATCGGTCCTTCCGGCTGCGGCAAGTCCACCTTCCTGCGCTGCCTCAACCGCATGAACGACACGATCGAGAATTGCCGCGTCACCGGCAAGATCACCCTCGACGCGGACGATATCTACGACAATAACATCGACGTCGTGGAACTTCGCGCCCGCGTCGGCATGGTGTTCCAGAAGCCGAACCCGTTCCCGAAGACCATCTACGAGAACATTTCCTACGGTCCGCGCATCCACGGTCTTTCCAAGAACAAGGCCGACATGGATCAGATCGTCGAGGCGAGCCTGCAGCGCGCCGGTCTCTGGGGTGAAGTCAAGGATCGCCTGCACGAATCCGGCACCGGCCTCTCCGGCGGTCAGCAGCAGCGCCTGTGCATCGCCCGCGCGATCGCCGTGTCGCCGGAAGTCATCCTCATGGACGAACCCTGCTCGGCTCTCGACCCGATCGCGACCGCCAAGGTCGAGGAACTCATCCATGAACTGCGTGCCAACTACACGATCGTGATCGTGACGCACTCGATGCAGCAGGCTGCCCGCGTCTCGCAGCGCACCGCCATGTTCCATCTCGGCCAGCTCGTCGAGGAGAACGACACCGACAAGATGTTCACCAATCCCGACGACCAGCGCACCCAGGATTACATCATGGGCCGTTTCGGCTGATCCAGCCGACTGTGCCGCCTGAAAATCAATTTTGAGGACTAGAAGATGGCATCGACCCATATCCTGTCGGCTTATGACGACGAACTGAAATACCTGAGCCGCCGCATCTCCGAAATGGGCGGCCTCGCCGAGCAGATGTGCTCGGACGCCGTGCGGGCGTTGGTCAATTCCGACGCAGCACTCGCGCAGAAGGTCATCTCCGACGACGTGATCCTCGATCACGCCGAGCGCGAGATCGGCGACAAGGCGATCATCACGATCGCCCGCCGCCAGCCGGTTGCAGCCGACCTTCGCGAGATCGTCGGTTCGCTGCGCATCGCCTCCGATCTGGAGCGCGTCGGCGACCTTGGCAAGAACACCGCCAAGCGCGTCATCGCGGTTCAGGGCACCGGCGTTCCGCGCAAGCTCGCCCGCGGTCTGGAGCATCTCTCCGATCTTGCCCTCGTGCAGCTCAAGGACGTCCTCGACGTCTATTCGACGCGTTCGGCGGAGAAGGCCGAGGCGATCCGCAGCCGCGACGAGGAAATCGACGCGATGTACACCTCGCTGTTCCGCGAACTCCTCACCTACATGATGGAGGATCCGCGCAACATCACCACCTGCACGCATCTTCTGTTCTGCGCCAAGAACATCGAGCGTATCGGCGACCACGCCACCAACATCGCCGAGACCATCTACTACATGACGACAGGCGCCCAGCCGGAAGGCGATCGTCCGAAGGACGATTCGTCGAACACGCTCGGCGCGATCACCGAATAGAGACGGAATGTTGACGGAGCAGGCTGAAGAATGCTGCCAAAAATCGCTGTCGTAGAAGACGAAGAAGCGCTGAGCGTGCTTCTTCGCTACAATCTGGAAGCCGAGGGTTATGAGGTCGATACCGTTTTGCGGGGCGACGAAGCCGAAATTCGGCTTCAGGAGCGGGTACCGGACCTTCTGATCCTGGACTGGATGCTGCCCGGCGTTTCCGGCATCGAACTCTGCCGCCGGCTGCGCATGCGCCCGGAAACGGAGCGCCTGCCGATCATCATGCTGACGGCCCGTGGCGAGGAGAGCGAACGTGTTCGCGGCCTCGCCACCGGTGCCGACGACTATGTGGTAAAACCCTTCTCGACGCCGGAACTGATGGCGCGCGTCAAGGCCATGCTGCGCCGGGCCCGTCCCGAAGTGCTCTCCAGCGTGCTCCGCTGCGGGGATATCGAACTCGATCGGGAAACCCATCGCGTTCACCGCAAGAGCCGCGAAGTGCGTCTTGGCCCGACCGAATTCCGCCTGCTCGAATTCCTGATGGCGGCGCCGGGGCGGGTCTTCTCCCGCTCGCAGCTTCTGGACGGCGTCTGGGGTCACGACATCTATGTCGACGAGCGTACGGTCGATGTCCATGTGGGAAGACTTCGCAAGGCACTCAACTTCTCCAACATGCAGGATGTCATCCGCACCGTCCGCGGTGCCGGATACTCCATGGAAACATAGTTGGTGGCCACGAGATGAGCGCGCGGGTCCTGTTGGTCGACGACGACGAGTCGTTCCGTCTGATATTGCAGAAAGCCCTCGTGGCCGACAGCTTCGTCGTGTCGATGCTGGCAAGTGGAGCCGAGATCTCGAATCGCTTGAAAGCCGTTCCGCCGGATATCCTGGTCATGAGTTCGGACCTTCCGGGCGTGCAAGGTCTCGAGGTCTGCCGCGAGGTGCGTCTCGATCCCGTCCTGTCGCGCCTTCCGATCATCCTCCTCGTGCCGTCGGGTGGCGAAGGCCTTCACCTTACCGCGCTGGCGGCGGGCGCCGACGATTGCCTCATGAAGCCATTTTCCCCGGTCGAGCTCGTCGTCCGTGTGAAGAACCTGCTCAGGCGCGTCAATCCCGCCCTCCTGGACCATATGCTCAAGGTCGGCGATCTCACGCTCGACCGGGAAGCCCATCGGGTTCACCGGCAGAAACGGGAGGTCAAGCTCGGGCCGAAGGAATTCAAGCTTCTTGAATTCCTGATGCGGACACCGGGCAAGGTCTATTCCCGCTCGGAGCTCAAGGCATCCCTGTGGGGCGACGACACGACCGTCGACGAGCGCGCGATCGATGTCCATATCGGCCGGCTTCGCAAAGTCATCAGCCTTGGCAAGTCCGACAACGTGATCCGGACCGTACGTGGCACCGGATACGCTTTGGGCGATTTCTGACACCGTCTCGTTGGGATTGAGGTTTACCTTTATCCTTACCGTCTCATGGCGACCCGGCGGATCATTGCCATGGAGGCTGGCGAAGCAGCATTCGCCGTCCATTGGTTTGTCCGTCTCGAAGCCAAGCATGGATCCCGCCAGAAAACGGAGAAGAGGGAGGAAGGGTAGAGGGCTAAAAATGATCCTCTGGACGATCTTCGTCGTAGGGAAATATGAGTTTACCCGAGCTGGCCAATTCATCCCGTACGTTGGAAAATGTCTTCTCCAATTTCTCGACAAGCATCTCACTCAGTCTGAGATGACGCTCGTCTGCTTCTGAATGCTTATATAGCTTGAGATCCTTTACTGAAAGTATGGCCCAATCGTCTGGCCCACCCCTCGTTGTGGCGTACGCATTTTTTAAGAGCGTCAGCGACGCCAAAGTCAAAGCAGGGACGATGTCGGCTTTGTTGTTCCAAATATGTATTGCTGTATGTCGCCCGTCGAGATTTAGGCCGAGATTTGGTTCAAATCTAACTCGAAACATTGATGCCGGGCTTTCGTACGTCGCGGCAGAAAACTTCATAGGCTTATAAAGCTGCAAGGCTTTCCAGCTTGCGAGGCGTTTTATTCCCTTGATGGCTGACGTTCGCTCCGCTTCCAGCTTTATGTTTTGCATTGAAGCGATGATTTCGTGAAGCGGCTTTCCTTGTGCGACAAGCTCATTGGCGCCTTGGCGGAATGAGGTGTGAAAGTCTCTTCCGCCTTTCTTCGAAGGGGAAAGCCGTTTTTTTATAGATGTGCGTTGAGGGCGCTCCCTTAAGAACAACATGCCCATGAACGCAGAAAAACCGAATGTCGTTATAGGTGTCATCCAGGACACTCCTCGATAAAAAGGGTGCCAGGCTACTCGACTCCGAGCCTTTCAATCCTATAATTGATCCTGCTACGGTATAGGGATGAAAGTCTCTTTGCCCCGCGTTGCCTTGGCTTTCGCGGCGTGTCGTGGCCAGGTTGGCGCTTGGTCACGGCACGAGCGGAGCATTATCGCTCCTTCCGAACGCCCTTGAAGGGCGTGCCATCTTTTTTCCCGTCCATAAACTTCCCATCGGGGCCGCGTTTGGTCCAGGTATCTGTTTTGGGATTGTGAACCTGAGTGCGATCGCGCACCGCGCCATTGCGGTGTCCATCGCCTTTCGGCGGGTTCGTAGCCAACTAAATCACCTCCGTTTCTGATCACTGCCCAGATTGTCTGGGTAAGGAATCAGTAGCGGAGTTTTAACGAATTGTAAATGAGTATTTCAGGGGAATTTTGTCTGTCTACTTACTATACGTTCGATTCTTTGAAGTCAAGGGCGCGCTATGGGAGAATTCATAAATTTATTGGTGGAGTTATTGAATTTAAAAAAATAAACTACATTGCCACTCGGCTTTTGCCCAGTAACATAGTACTTATCGTTGCTCTATCGCGCGAATGTGTCGAGAGGCGTATCCTTGACCTCTAGTTTGGTGGATTCGCTACGTCTCGAGTTTCCTAAGGCTAGACAGGAAGCTGGGATATAGTCCAGCCCGAAGTCTCCTCCGGGCTAGCTCTTCTTCAGCTATTCACAGAAATCAGCTGCACCCGCTCGTCGCGCCGCAAGTGTCGCACTTCTCGCAAGTCCCATTCCGGACCATCGTGAAGTTCTGGCACTCGCCGCACATGTTGCCCGTATAGCCTTGGGCGATCGAGCGCATGCGGCGTTCGTTTTCGACCTTTTTGGCTTCCGTCTTGGCGGTCGCAGCCTCGTCGGCGGCCTTGTCGGAGAAGAGGGCGGTGGTGGCTGCCTGTTCTTCGACCAGTTCCTCGACGATCTCTTCGGCGAGTTCCTTGGCGCGCTCCTCGTAGTCCCGCTTGAAGGAGACGATTTCGGAGGTCGAGATGGCGACGGTCGGTTCCAGCTTGCGGGCGGCGGCACCGGCAAAGGCGGTGACGTTGGTGCCGGCCGAGGCGCGGGCAGGGGCGGCGGTGGCCGAGCCCTTGATGTCGGCCGGGCGGTCGCCGCCGGTGCCGGAGACGAGCGTCGGCTTGTAACCGCGGGTCAGGCCCTTGGAGACCACATCCGCCTTGCCTTCCGAAACGCCGCGGCCGAGCGCGGTGTTGGAGAAGTCCGACGTATCGACATGCGCGAGGTCGTGGCGGCCGAGATAGGAGATCGCCAGTTCGCGGAAGACGTAGTCGAGGATCGACGTGGCGTTCTTGATCGCGTCATTGCCCGTGACGATGCCGGCCGGTTCGAACTTGGTGAACGTGAAGGCGTCGACATATTCCTCGAGCGGCACGCCATACTGAAGGCCGAGCGAGACGGAGATCGCGAAGTTGTTGATGAAGGCGCGTAGCGCCGAGCCTTCCTTGTTCATGTCGAGGAAGATCTCGCCGAGGCGGCCGTCGTCGTATTCGCCGGTGCGCAGGAAGATGGTGTGACCGCCGATCTTCGCCTTCTGGGTATAACCCTTGCGGCGGCCGGGCAGCTTTTCCTGGCTGCGGACGACCTTTTCGATTATCCGCTCGACGATCTTTTCGGTGATCGTCACCGCCTGGGCGGCGGCCGGCTGGGCCAGCAGTTCCTCGACGGCGTCTTCCGCATCGTCATCG
It encodes:
- the phoB gene encoding phosphate regulon transcriptional regulator PhoB; translated protein: MLPKIAVVEDEEALSVLLRYNLEAEGYEVDTVLRGDEAEIRLQERVPDLLILDWMLPGVSGIELCRRLRMRPETERLPIIMLTARGEESERVRGLATGADDYVVKPFSTPELMARVKAMLRRARPEVLSSVLRCGDIELDRETHRVHRKSREVRLGPTEFRLLEFLMAAPGRVFSRSQLLDGVWGHDIYVDERTVDVHVGRLRKALNFSNMQDVIRTVRGAGYSMET
- a CDS encoding winged helix-turn-helix domain-containing protein, with the protein product MSARVLLVDDDESFRLILQKALVADSFVVSMLASGAEISNRLKAVPPDILVMSSDLPGVQGLEVCREVRLDPVLSRLPIILLVPSGGEGLHLTALAAGADDCLMKPFSPVELVVRVKNLLRRVNPALLDHMLKVGDLTLDREAHRVHRQKREVKLGPKEFKLLEFLMRTPGKVYSRSELKASLWGDDTTVDERAIDVHIGRLRKVISLGKSDNVIRTVRGTGYALGDF
- the phoU gene encoding phosphate signaling complex protein PhoU; the encoded protein is MASTHILSAYDDELKYLSRRISEMGGLAEQMCSDAVRALVNSDAALAQKVISDDVILDHAEREIGDKAIITIARRQPVAADLREIVGSLRIASDLERVGDLGKNTAKRVIAVQGTGVPRKLARGLEHLSDLALVQLKDVLDVYSTRSAEKAEAIRSRDEEIDAMYTSLFRELLTYMMEDPRNITTCTHLLFCAKNIERIGDHATNIAETIYYMTTGAQPEGDRPKDDSSNTLGAITE